The genomic stretch CCAATGGAGGCTGCGGGAAGTCATGGCCACCCGGGGAATTTTCAACGCCACCGATCTATCCCCGTTACTATTCCGGCGCGGCATTGAGCTGTCCTCGGTGCAGGTCTGGCGGCTGGTCGCCCAGGTCCCGGAACGGCTCTCCCTGCCAGTTCTTGCCGCGCTTTGCGACATCTTAGACGTGACACCTACAGACCTGATCGCCACCAGGGCAGAGGCCGTGACCCCGCGCCGCACCGCCGACGGTGGTGCCGAGATCGTGGACCTCGCCACCACTATCAGGCCCAAGCGTGCCAGGATCACCCCCGAACGGTGAGTCCTTC from Arthrobacter stackebrandtii encodes the following:
- a CDS encoding helix-turn-helix domain-containing protein → MKRQVSYQWRLREVMATRGIFNATDLSPLLFRRGIELSSVQVWRLVAQVPERLSLPVLAALCDILDVTPTDLIATRAEAVTPRRTADGGAEIVDLATTIRPKRARITPER